The following proteins are co-located in the Roseovarius arcticus genome:
- a CDS encoding ABC transporter ATP-binding protein, whose translation MSNHILQVEGLVAGYGRQPVLHGLNLQVGIGDTLGLIGPNGHGKTTLFRAISGLIPVWRGTVRFFGDDITRLPTPSIAARGLVHVPQGNHLFPDMTVLENLHLGAYAPRPRKAWRSTLEQVFALFPRLEERKLQRCRTLSGGERQMVSIGCGLMGQPKLLILDEPTLGLSPRLKGELRDAIGEIIASGTQLIIVEQDPEFLRKLTTRQVFVEEGLTRNDFVSGSLEHSKIMEMYFGMD comes from the coding sequence ATGTCTAACCACATTCTGCAAGTCGAGGGCCTTGTCGCGGGCTATGGGCGCCAGCCGGTCCTCCATGGTCTAAATCTGCAAGTCGGGATAGGCGATACCCTTGGCCTTATCGGTCCCAACGGACATGGCAAGACCACCCTTTTCCGTGCGATCTCAGGGTTGATTCCGGTGTGGCGTGGCACCGTCCGTTTTTTTGGCGACGACATCACACGTCTGCCAACCCCATCCATTGCGGCGAGGGGCCTCGTGCATGTGCCGCAGGGCAACCATCTATTCCCGGATATGACCGTGTTGGAGAACCTGCATTTAGGAGCCTACGCGCCCCGTCCACGCAAAGCGTGGCGCAGCACTCTGGAGCAAGTATTTGCCCTTTTTCCACGCCTTGAAGAGCGCAAATTGCAGCGCTGTCGCACCCTGTCGGGGGGCGAGCGTCAGATGGTCTCGATCGGTTGCGGACTGATGGGGCAGCCTAAACTGCTGATCCTTGATGAGCCGACGCTGGGATTGTCGCCGCGCCTGAAGGGTGAGTTGCGCGATGCCATCGGGGAAATTATCGCCTCGGGCACGCAACTGATTATCGTCGAGCAAGACCCTGAATTTCTACGCAAACTAACCACGCGGCAGGTGTTCGTCGAAGAAGGGCTGACGCGGAATGACTTTGTTTCTGGCAGTTTAGAGCACAGCAAGATCATGGAGATGTATTTTGGAATGGATTGA
- a CDS encoding ABC transporter ATP-binding protein → MALLEVDGLTKSFGALSALRGVSFSLEKGEVLGLAGPNGSGKSTLFNMLTKIPTGPDAGEVRLDGQSLKKMRAHQIARAGLVRIFQTETDFGDLSVIENVLVSMPPETQPGRRAGRNVAMALLAEFDLADHADQPSGEIGVFNRKKLMIVTALARQPKVLLLDEPAAGLSKPEVKAMIALIKLINAKGIAVVVIEHVISLLLALSEQLIVLNYGEVLARGNPRDVVRDPAVVEAYLGSTAVDV, encoded by the coding sequence ATGGCATTGCTTGAAGTTGACGGACTGACAAAAAGCTTCGGAGCGCTCTCGGCACTCCGTGGCGTCTCTTTCTCCCTAGAGAAGGGCGAGGTGCTGGGGCTGGCCGGACCTAATGGATCGGGCAAAAGCACCTTGTTCAATATGTTGACCAAAATCCCCACCGGCCCGGATGCGGGTGAGGTGCGTCTGGACGGTCAAAGCCTGAAGAAGATGCGCGCCCATCAGATTGCCCGTGCTGGGCTGGTGCGCATCTTTCAGACCGAAACCGATTTTGGGGACCTCTCGGTGATCGAGAATGTCCTCGTTTCTATGCCGCCCGAGACGCAACCGGGTCGCCGGGCGGGCCGGAACGTCGCGATGGCGCTGCTGGCCGAATTCGACCTTGCGGATCACGCGGACCAACCTTCGGGCGAGATCGGCGTGTTCAATCGTAAGAAACTGATGATCGTAACGGCTCTGGCCCGACAGCCCAAGGTTTTGCTGCTTGACGAACCTGCGGCGGGCCTGTCCAAGCCCGAGGTCAAGGCAATGATTGCGCTGATCAAGCTAATCAACGCCAAAGGGATCGCCGTCGTTGTGATCGAACATGTCATTTCTCTGCTTCTGGCATTGTCAGAACAGCTGATCGTACTGAATTACGGTGAGGTTCTCGCACGCGGCAATCCGCGCGATGTGGTGCGCGACCCGGCAGTTGTTGAGGCCTATTTGGGAAGTACGGCCGTCGATGTCTAA
- a CDS encoding ABC transporter substrate-binding protein, whose product MTKKSGSIVTAALVSVAFSFSGPVMAQDKTVTLGVLGAFAGPFAADAVEGYNGAALAAKEINAAGGINGYMFEVDKFDTKEMTPDAVLSAVERLKSTDNLGAIVTPFGSLSGFEMDYVAEIGVPYMVAANSNQYRSIIQEDPDFYKNVWSLAPSYDAYQTELPKVIDAMTEAGTFDAGDKTYAIIGSDNPYSMPIYEGLKTAMDAAGWTMTFDDVVPPVEINDWRVMLSQIRQNPPSVIINTEASSSNAASFMNQFMEDPTDSLLFIQYAPSVPEFVDLTKENSTGVLYNMLGGPISGEVRPRTKEIGDKYKAEYGYDSSIYGYIVYEMVYLYADLLGKVDDPMDYAAINAELAQTDKEMVHGRVKFDPETHLSIQGDGYLPIQFYQIWDGNRVTIYPSEYATGDSQTPPWMAK is encoded by the coding sequence ATGACCAAGAAATCCGGTTCCATCGTGACTGCGGCATTGGTTTCTGTCGCGTTCTCGTTTTCTGGGCCCGTCATGGCGCAGGATAAAACGGTTACTTTGGGCGTACTTGGCGCGTTTGCAGGTCCCTTCGCCGCAGACGCGGTTGAGGGGTATAACGGGGCTGCACTAGCCGCCAAGGAAATCAACGCTGCAGGCGGCATCAACGGCTACATGTTCGAGGTGGACAAGTTTGACACAAAGGAAATGACGCCGGATGCAGTGCTATCCGCAGTCGAGCGTCTAAAATCCACCGACAATCTAGGGGCCATCGTGACACCGTTCGGATCGTTGTCGGGGTTTGAGATGGATTATGTCGCCGAAATCGGCGTGCCCTACATGGTCGCCGCGAACTCGAACCAATACCGCTCGATCATTCAGGAAGACCCTGATTTTTATAAAAACGTGTGGTCACTGGCACCGTCCTATGATGCCTACCAGACCGAGCTGCCTAAGGTTATCGACGCGATGACCGAGGCCGGTACCTTCGATGCGGGCGACAAGACTTATGCCATCATTGGGTCGGACAATCCATACTCCATGCCGATCTATGAGGGGCTCAAAACGGCCATGGACGCGGCCGGATGGACCATGACGTTCGATGACGTTGTTCCCCCGGTCGAGATCAATGACTGGCGCGTAATGCTGTCGCAAATCCGCCAGAACCCGCCGTCGGTCATCATTAATACCGAAGCGTCGTCGTCCAACGCTGCGTCATTCATGAACCAGTTCATGGAAGACCCGACGGATTCGCTGCTTTTCATCCAATATGCGCCGTCGGTCCCAGAATTCGTCGACCTGACCAAGGAAAATTCGACCGGGGTGTTATACAATATGCTGGGCGGTCCAATTTCGGGCGAGGTGCGTCCGCGCACCAAGGAAATTGGCGACAAGTACAAGGCTGAGTATGGCTATGACAGCTCGATCTACGGCTACATCGTGTATGAGATGGTTTATCTCTATGCCGATTTGCTGGGCAAGGTTGACGATCCGATGGACTATGCTGCAATCAACGCTGAACTAGCGCAGACTGACAAGGAAATGGTCCACGGGCGGGTAAAGTTCGATCCAGAAACCCACCTCTCCATTCAGGGCGATGGCTATCTGCCGATCCAGTTCTACCAGATCTGGGATGGAAACCGTGTTACGATCTATCCCAGCGAGTATGCCACCGGCGACAGCCAGACACCACCATGGATGGCCAAGTAA
- a CDS encoding LysR family transcriptional regulator, with the protein MDVRQLRYFLSIGRCGSFSRASVELNVAQPALSHHVANLEAELGVKLFDRSTRGVVATECGKTLMHHAEIILRQMTHATRDVQDCSTQPSGLVQIGLPTSVSIELAVPLLTEVEKRFPAITLNVNENHSGYLSEWLASGQLDLAILFDVEESAAFDLTYILTEPLYFVTAPGGPAAGRDAVDLDTLNELPLVVTGQAHGLRQVLDRHQRDNGLRLNVKTELDSLNAIKKLVGAGYGHSVLPWCAIQAECHSGALCAAEIRNPTPSREVYLASSKDWALSRAAEVIAGVTGELVRGLVASDRMRGTQRP; encoded by the coding sequence ATGGATGTTCGCCAGCTACGCTATTTTTTGAGCATCGGGCGCTGTGGCAGCTTTTCACGCGCCTCGGTAGAGTTGAACGTGGCGCAGCCCGCGCTAAGCCATCACGTCGCCAATCTGGAGGCCGAACTGGGCGTAAAGCTGTTTGATCGCTCGACGCGGGGGGTGGTTGCCACCGAATGCGGCAAGACGCTGATGCATCATGCCGAGATCATCCTGCGCCAGATGACCCACGCTACGCGAGATGTGCAGGACTGTTCTACGCAGCCATCAGGGCTGGTCCAGATTGGTCTGCCGACGTCGGTGTCTATCGAACTGGCCGTGCCATTGCTGACCGAGGTAGAAAAACGGTTTCCGGCGATCACGCTGAACGTCAATGAGAACCACTCGGGTTATTTGTCTGAATGGCTGGCGTCGGGGCAGTTGGACTTAGCGATCCTGTTCGATGTTGAGGAAAGCGCCGCCTTCGATCTAACCTATATCCTTACCGAGCCGCTTTATTTCGTCACTGCGCCGGGCGGGCCTGCGGCGGGGCGCGATGCGGTCGATCTGGATACGCTAAACGAACTACCGCTGGTCGTGACTGGGCAGGCGCATGGGCTGCGGCAGGTACTGGATCGTCACCAGCGCGACAATGGATTACGTTTGAACGTCAAGACCGAACTCGACTCACTGAACGCGATTAAGAAACTGGTCGGCGCGGGCTATGGTCATTCGGTACTACCGTGGTGCGCAATTCAGGCAGAGTGCCACTCGGGCGCGCTTTGCGCTGCTGAGATTCGAAATCCGACCCCTTCACGAGAGGTTTATCTGGCTTCCAGCAAGGACTGGGCGCTCTCGCGTGCCGCCGAGGTTATTGCGGGCGTGACCGGCGAGTTGGTGCGCGGTCTCGTCGCTTCGGACCGGATGCGCGGCACTCAGCGCCCATAA
- a CDS encoding CaiB/BaiF CoA transferase family protein, which produces MTDVPKPLDGIRVLDLATFIAAPMAAGILGEFGAEVIKIEQPKVGDPLRRFGVPADEIGATYCWLSEARNKKSVTLDLRQPEGADIFKQLVTEADVVCENFRPGKMEEWGLGWDTLHAINPRLVMLRVSGYGQTGPNAARPGFARIAHAFGGLSHLTGDVDGPPLTPGSTSLADYISGVYGALGILLALRVSEHAGVGQYVDLALYEPVLRMLDDLIPAYAAKGIVRGRQGLGTSNACPHGHFRTSDGWVAIACTNDRMFERLARAMQQSELAMPERFGTTPARLNNSGEVDAIVQGWTLRMTTDKLVAYCAERDVPCAAVNTVEQIFADPHIAARQNLVTLAHDILGPVTIPAVLPRLSETPGVVGTLGPALGSSNEDIYAGLLGIDAEHMTALKESGVI; this is translated from the coding sequence ATGACAGACGTACCTAAACCACTGGACGGAATCCGCGTGCTCGATCTGGCCACGTTCATCGCAGCACCTATGGCGGCGGGCATCTTGGGCGAATTCGGCGCCGAGGTCATTAAAATCGAGCAGCCGAAGGTCGGCGACCCGCTACGCCGCTTTGGCGTGCCTGCGGACGAAATTGGAGCCACCTATTGCTGGCTAAGTGAAGCGCGCAACAAAAAATCGGTCACGCTGGACCTTCGCCAGCCTGAGGGTGCCGATATTTTCAAACAACTGGTCACTGAGGCAGATGTCGTTTGCGAGAATTTCCGCCCCGGAAAAATGGAGGAATGGGGGCTGGGCTGGGATACCCTTCACGCGATCAATCCCCGGCTCGTAATGCTACGGGTGTCGGGCTACGGTCAGACCGGCCCCAACGCCGCGCGCCCGGGTTTTGCACGCATTGCGCATGCGTTTGGCGGTCTCAGCCACTTGACAGGCGACGTGGACGGGCCGCCGTTGACGCCCGGTTCGACATCACTCGCCGACTATATTTCGGGCGTCTATGGCGCGCTTGGCATTTTGTTGGCATTGCGGGTCAGCGAACATGCGGGGGTTGGCCAGTATGTCGATCTGGCGCTTTATGAGCCAGTGCTGCGCATGCTGGACGATCTTATTCCAGCCTATGCTGCCAAGGGGATCGTGCGCGGGCGGCAGGGTCTTGGCACCTCTAACGCCTGCCCGCACGGACATTTTCGCACCTCTGACGGCTGGGTTGCTATCGCCTGTACGAACGACCGGATGTTCGAGCGGCTAGCACGCGCAATGCAGCAATCTGAACTGGCCATGCCAGAGCGTTTTGGCACGACGCCAGCGCGCCTCAATAACTCGGGCGAGGTGGACGCAATAGTGCAAGGTTGGACCTTGCGAATGACGACCGACAAACTGGTCGCCTACTGCGCTGAACGCGATGTGCCTTGCGCCGCTGTGAATACGGTCGAACAGATATTCGCCGATCCGCATATCGCTGCACGCCAGAACCTCGTTACTCTGGCGCATGATATTCTAGGGCCGGTCACAATCCCTGCGGTATTGCCACGCCTATCCGAAACGCCTGGAGTGGTTGGCACACTTGGCCCTGCCTTGGGTTCTTCCAACGAAGACATATATGCGGGGCTGTTGGGCATAGATGCTGAGCACATGACTGCGTTGAAGGAAAGTGGCGTCATATGA
- a CDS encoding N,N-dimethylformamidase beta subunit family domain-containing protein — MPLSYITGYTDHVSLLRGGRLKIMASCTCADQFEAALVRMRCGDLNPEGPGFSETVIPSKFDGSYPAREQITNAGSSVLIDMAGCEFTDFTAMAHIWPTSHGDEQVILSRTGPNGAFRLFLSDGCLVAEITGPGGTARLAGRMPLVTRQWYLVAMTFGGGKLTVAQEPYSRSGAGERPIIAECPVDFDWMCDTTAPLLLAARRISTDGEKLRTDCHFNGKVEKPRLARKALTRLSIETLRQAAIPPDLNDEVIGFWDFSREIDSEIVRDLSRNGHHGKTVNLPARAMTGSNWTGEEVKWAVAPDQYGAIHFHDDDIYDADWGVDIDAQLPDDLPSGAYAIRVTAGNKVERLPFFVRPRPTDKPAPLLYVASTATYWAYANLNPVPFPIAELLSSRLIILHEANRLIDEHPEWGPSLYDIHSDGSGVCYSSRFRPILNFRPGYISSFGANGSNLREYNADTHILDWLEATGQDYDVVTDEDLHREGYPLLARYKAIMTGTHPEYFSAEMWDGVKSYTDGGGRMMVMGGNGFYWRIAFHPRLSGVIEVRRSGPAIRTWETQPGEEYHAFDGKLGGLWRAQGRPPQSIGGVGFISEGFDLSTGYRRTDAGRGRRTAFVFDGVEGDWIGGFGLQGGGAAGVEIDHADTALGTPTHTVILASSEGHTEAYRLVNEEMSITVPTVTAPAEARIAADMVFFETRGGGAVFNTGSIAWAGSLSHDDYTNNVSQITGNVLRRFLDPAPFQTPQED, encoded by the coding sequence ATGCCCCTTTCCTATATCACCGGCTACACCGACCACGTCAGCCTGCTGCGCGGCGGGCGCCTAAAGATCATGGCGTCCTGCACATGCGCCGATCAGTTCGAGGCCGCATTGGTGCGTATGCGCTGCGGCGACCTGAATCCGGAGGGGCCGGGATTTTCCGAAACAGTCATCCCGTCAAAGTTTGACGGCAGCTACCCCGCGCGCGAACAGATCACCAATGCTGGGTCCTCCGTTCTGATCGACATGGCCGGATGCGAGTTTACCGATTTTACCGCCATGGCACATATCTGGCCGACGTCCCACGGCGACGAACAGGTCATCTTGTCCCGTACCGGACCGAATGGTGCGTTTCGCCTGTTTCTGTCGGATGGTTGCTTAGTGGCAGAAATCACCGGCCCCGGCGGCACGGCCCGCTTGGCGGGCCGCATGCCCTTGGTCACACGGCAATGGTATTTGGTCGCGATGACGTTTGGCGGTGGTAAACTGACGGTTGCACAAGAACCCTATTCGCGCAGCGGGGCGGGTGAACGCCCGATCATCGCGGAATGCCCAGTCGACTTTGACTGGATGTGCGACACTACAGCACCACTGTTGCTCGCAGCTCGGCGCATTTCAACTGACGGGGAAAAGCTGCGCACCGATTGCCACTTCAACGGTAAGGTCGAAAAGCCGCGGCTGGCTCGCAAAGCCCTCACGCGCCTAAGTATCGAAACATTGCGCCAAGCCGCCATTCCGCCAGACCTAAACGATGAGGTCATCGGTTTTTGGGATTTCTCCCGGGAGATCGATAGCGAAATCGTGCGCGATCTGTCCCGCAATGGGCATCACGGTAAAACCGTCAACCTGCCCGCGCGCGCCATGACCGGATCGAACTGGACTGGCGAAGAGGTGAAATGGGCCGTAGCCCCCGATCAATACGGCGCGATCCACTTCCACGACGATGATATCTACGACGCCGACTGGGGCGTAGATATTGACGCGCAGTTGCCAGATGATCTTCCCTCGGGCGCCTATGCCATCCGCGTGACGGCGGGCAACAAAGTGGAACGCCTCCCATTCTTTGTACGGCCCCGGCCCACAGACAAGCCCGCGCCGCTGCTCTATGTCGCGTCTACGGCGACATACTGGGCCTATGCCAACCTAAACCCGGTGCCGTTCCCTATCGCCGAACTGTTATCCAGCCGTCTCATTATCCTACACGAGGCAAACCGCCTGATCGACGAGCATCCCGAATGGGGGCCGTCGCTATATGATATCCATTCGGACGGCTCAGGCGTGTGCTATTCCTCGCGCTTTCGCCCAATCCTGAATTTCCGTCCAGGCTATATTTCGAGTTTTGGCGCGAATGGTTCAAATTTGCGCGAATACAACGCCGACACGCATATTCTGGATTGGCTGGAGGCCACAGGGCAAGACTACGACGTCGTCACCGACGAAGATCTGCACCGGGAAGGCTATCCCTTGCTGGCGCGCTATAAAGCAATCATGACAGGCACCCATCCCGAGTATTTTTCGGCCGAAATGTGGGATGGTGTCAAAAGCTATACCGACGGCGGCGGGCGCATGATGGTGATGGGCGGCAATGGATTCTACTGGCGCATCGCATTTCATCCGCGCCTGTCCGGCGTGATCGAGGTGCGCCGCTCTGGACCCGCGATACGCACATGGGAAACCCAGCCGGGCGAGGAATACCACGCCTTTGATGGCAAACTCGGCGGCCTCTGGCGCGCGCAAGGCAGGCCGCCGCAATCTATTGGCGGCGTCGGCTTCATTTCCGAGGGGTTCGATCTTTCCACCGGCTATCGGCGCACTGATGCAGGACGCGGGCGACGCACGGCCTTCGTTTTCGACGGGGTCGAAGGCGACTGGATCGGCGGGTTCGGATTGCAGGGCGGCGGCGCAGCAGGGGTCGAGATCGACCATGCCGACACCGCCCTTGGCACGCCTACGCATACAGTAATCCTGGCTTCGTCCGAAGGACATACAGAGGCATACCGCCTGGTGAACGAGGAAATGTCGATCACCGTGCCAACCGTCACCGCCCCTGCCGAGGCGCGAATTGCCGCCGACATGGTTTTCTTCGAGACGCGCGGCGGTGGGGCGGTGTTCAATACCGGCTCAATCGCGTGGGCGGGCAGCCTCAGCCATGATGACTATACCAACAACGTGTCACAAATCACTGGGAATGTGTTGCGGCGCTTTTTGGACCCGGCGCCGTTCCAAACGCCACAGGAGGACTAA
- a CDS encoding nuclear transport factor 2 family protein — protein MSEFHAVEAALWDYLDGLYEGDVDRLARIFLPEAHLYAASADGVSSLPRDVWLDKVRGRKSAKDSGFPSTNCVHWIDVAETTATARVSCSHPPNRFTDTLSLLKMSDGWKVIAKTYHMAPLD, from the coding sequence ATGTCGGAATTTCATGCCGTCGAAGCTGCACTATGGGACTATCTCGATGGCCTATATGAGGGGGACGTCGATCGACTGGCCCGCATTTTCCTGCCCGAAGCGCATCTTTATGCGGCCTCTGCCGATGGCGTGTCGAGCCTGCCGCGCGATGTCTGGCTGGACAAAGTCCGGGGGCGCAAATCGGCCAAGGACAGCGGATTCCCCTCGACCAACTGCGTTCACTGGATCGACGTGGCCGAGACGACGGCAACCGCGCGCGTCAGCTGCTCGCATCCACCCAACAGATTCACCGACACGCTAAGCCTACTGAAAATGTCGGACGGTTGGAAGGTCATCGCCAAGACCTATCACATGGCGCCGCTGGATTGA
- a CDS encoding aldehyde dehydrogenase family protein — protein sequence MILATLPDHITGLLIDGEWTTPQSGQWLDIIAPAEGQPFGRIAGAGRIDVDAAVVSARRALSADWGRLSAVERGRLLSRAGLIVQERAEELAQLEARDTGKPIAQARADLTACARYFEYYGGAADKVHGDTIPVQNGYFAATENIPHGVTAHVIPWNYPAQMFPRSIGPALAMGNAVVMKPAEDACATTLVLADILREVGFPAGSVNMVTGLGAEAGAALSEHPDINFISFIGSSETGVAIQSAAAKTHIGCTLELGGKSAHIVFADADPALVIPTVVAAITQHAGQTCSAGSRLLIERAAMKTLLPQIVEAFSKVRVVMPHMEGQLGPVISSRQKMRVEQYIQIADETGLPLLASGQMDPGLSPDGYFIQPRMYGPVPRDHRLAIEEVFGPVLAVIPFDNEVDAVTLANASDYGLVAGIWTRDGARALRVGRQMQVGQVFVNCFGAGGGIELPFGGMKKSGHGREKGWEALREFAAVRTILVRHD from the coding sequence ATGATCTTGGCCACCCTACCCGATCACATCACCGGCCTGCTGATCGATGGCGAATGGACCACGCCGCAATCAGGACAGTGGCTAGACATCATCGCCCCCGCTGAAGGCCAGCCATTTGGCCGTATCGCGGGCGCGGGGCGCATAGACGTTGACGCCGCCGTTGTCTCAGCCCGCCGGGCGCTCTCGGCTGACTGGGGCCGGTTGAGCGCCGTTGAGCGCGGGCGCCTTTTGTCGCGTGCGGGGCTGATTGTACAAGAGCGGGCCGAAGAGCTGGCCCAGCTTGAGGCACGCGACACCGGCAAACCTATCGCGCAGGCCCGTGCCGACCTAACCGCCTGCGCGCGCTATTTCGAATACTACGGCGGCGCGGCCGACAAGGTTCATGGTGACACGATCCCAGTCCAAAATGGCTATTTCGCCGCGACTGAAAATATTCCGCATGGAGTGACGGCACATGTTATCCCGTGGAATTACCCAGCCCAGATGTTTCCCCGCTCAATTGGACCGGCATTGGCGATGGGCAACGCTGTCGTGATGAAACCTGCCGAGGATGCGTGCGCCACCACCCTGGTGCTGGCCGATATCTTGCGCGAAGTGGGCTTTCCGGCCGGATCAGTCAACATGGTCACCGGTTTGGGCGCCGAGGCAGGCGCGGCCCTGTCCGAACATCCCGATATCAATTTCATCTCGTTCATCGGGTCTTCCGAAACCGGTGTGGCGATTCAGAGTGCCGCAGCCAAGACCCATATTGGCTGTACGCTGGAATTGGGCGGAAAATCTGCCCATATCGTCTTTGCCGATGCCGACCCCGCGCTCGTCATCCCTACCGTCGTAGCGGCCATTACTCAGCATGCAGGTCAAACCTGCTCAGCCGGATCGCGCCTTTTGATTGAGCGCGCGGCGATGAAAACGCTGCTGCCGCAAATCGTGGAGGCATTTTCAAAGGTTCGGGTTGTCATGCCGCATATGGAAGGTCAGTTGGGCCCGGTGATCAGCTCGCGTCAAAAAATGCGTGTCGAACAATATATCCAAATTGCGGACGAAACGGGCCTTCCGCTGTTGGCCAGCGGCCAAATGGACCCCGGGTTAAGCCCCGACGGCTATTTCATCCAGCCGCGCATGTACGGTCCTGTCCCTCGCGATCACCGTCTGGCAATCGAGGAAGTGTTTGGCCCGGTTCTGGCCGTGATTCCCTTTGACAACGAGGTGGACGCGGTCACCCTTGCCAACGCCAGCGACTACGGATTGGTCGCCGGTATCTGGACACGTGATGGCGCTCGCGCATTACGGGTCGGACGGCAAATGCAGGTCGGGCAGGTTTTCGTCAATTGCTTCGGCGCTGGCGGCGGGATTGAATTGCCCTTCGGCGGCATGAAAAAATCCGGCCATGGCCGTGAAAAGGGCTGGGAGGCATTGCGGGAATTCGCCGCAGTCCGCACCATTCTCGTACGCCACGACTGA
- a CDS encoding IS3 family transposase (programmed frameshift), with amino-acid sequence MNKGIRFTDEFKQDAVAQVVERGYAVSEVAERLGISTKSLYTWKAQFAKSPSVRSEVADQAAEIRRLKRELARVTEERTNLKKGDRVLRARVSVRYAFIEAHRTEFSVRSMCRVLMVHFSGFYAWLKEPLSPRAQEDMRQTDLIQQAWADSGKVYGYCKLHDDLLDQGEICSENRVARLASLAGITAQIGYKRRPGRYGGKPAVAADNTLDRQFEVDAPDTVWVTDITYIRTHEGWSYLSVVIDLFSRRVVGWSMQSRMTTDLALQALLSAVWRRKPKAKVMVHSDQGSQFTSTEWQLFLGKHNLDASMSRRGNCYDNAVAESFFQLLKRERIRRRTYLTRDVARQDVFDYIEMFYNPTRKHTNNGMLSPVDYEMKQQKMNEAGV; translated from the exons ATGAACAAGGGCATTCGCTTTACAGATGAGTTTAAGCAGGACGCTGTGGCGCAGGTCGTGGAGCGCGGATACGCGGTCAGCGAGGTGGCCGAACGGCTGGGGATCAGCACCAAGTCCCTGTACACTTGGAAGGCGCAGTTTGCGAAGTCACCGAGCGTCAGATCAGAAGTGGCGGATCAAGCTGCAGAGATAAGGCGATTGAAGCGTGAACTGGCGCGGGTCACCGAGGAACGCACCA ATCTTAAAAAAGGCGACCGCGTACTTCGCGCGAGAGTCTCAGTGAGGTACGCGTTTATTGAGGCTCATCGGACGGAGTTCTCGGTGCGGTCGATGTGTCGCGTGCTGATGGTGCATTTCAGCGGGTTCTATGCATGGCTTAAAGAACCGTTAAGCCCGCGTGCGCAGGAAGACATGCGTCAAACCGATCTGATCCAGCAAGCTTGGGCTGACAGCGGCAAGGTCTACGGCTACTGCAAATTACACGATGATCTTTTGGATCAAGGTGAGATCTGTTCTGAGAACCGTGTGGCACGTTTGGCCAGCCTTGCAGGTATCACAGCACAAATTGGCTACAAACGCCGCCCTGGTCGATATGGTGGCAAGCCTGCGGTCGCCGCCGACAACACGCTGGATCGACAGTTTGAGGTGGATGCCCCAGACACAGTTTGGGTGACCGACATCACATATATCAGAACCCACGAAGGGTGGTCGTATCTGTCCGTCGTAATTGATCTGTTCTCAAGACGCGTTGTCGGATGGTCGATGCAATCACGCATGACAACCGACCTCGCTTTGCAGGCCCTGTTGAGCGCCGTGTGGCGACGTAAGCCGAAGGCCAAAGTCATGGTTCACTCAGACCAAGGTTCCCAGTTTACCAGCACAGAGTGGCAATTGTTCCTTGGCAAACATAATTTGGATGCCAGCATGAGCAGGCGTGGGAATTGTTATGACAACGCCGTGGCAGAAAGCTTCTTCCAACTCTTGAAACGAGAACGCATCAGGCGGAGGACATACCTTACACGCGACGTCGCAAGGCAGGACGTGTTCGATTACATCGAGATGTTTTACAACCCAACACGCAAACACACCAACAACGGCATGCTGTCACCGGTTGACTACGAAATGAAACAGCAGAAAATGAACGAAGCAGGCGTCTAG